A stretch of Henckelia pumila isolate YLH828 chromosome 4, ASM3356847v2, whole genome shotgun sequence DNA encodes these proteins:
- the LOC140865549 gene encoding transcription factor bHLH71, which produces MALEALSSNEFLNFIMYDSIIGVCNDDSSSAAVLLAPQEIAAAAQRSCSEAPAERPAAVQGRKKRRRRPRVCKNKEEAETQRMTHIAVERNRRKQMNEHLAVLRSLMPESYVQRGDQASIVGGAIEFVKELEQTLQSLEAKKHKLIHAKMSPNKADPQNPFAQFFTYPQFSCGGNNKYTSQSKAAVADIEVTLIETHASIRILSRRRVRQLSKIVAAFHSVCFTILHLNVTTLDSLVLYSISAKVEEGCQLNSADDIASAVHHMLRIIEEEAILCC; this is translated from the exons ATGGCTTTAGAAGCCCTCTCTTCCAATGaattcttgaatttcatcatgTACGACTCAATAATTGGTGTGTGCAATGATGACTCCTCTTCAGCAGCAGTACTGCTAGCCCCACAAGAAATCGCCGCAGCCGCCCAGAGGAGCTGCAGCGAGGCTCCCGCCGAGAGGCCTGCGGCGGTGCAGGGCCGGAAGAAGCGGCGGAGGAGGCCGAGGGTTTGCAAGAACAAGGAGGAAGCTGAGACTCAGAGAATGACGCACATTGCTGTGGAGAGGAACAGACGGAAGCAGATGAATGAGCATTTGGCTGTCCTCAGATCCCTCATGCCTGAATCTTATGTGCAAAGg GGTGACCAGGCGTCCATAGTGGGAGGCGCCATAGAGTTCGTGAAGGAACTGGAACAAACACTGCAGTCGCTTGAAGCCAAGAAACACAAGCTCATCCACGCCAAAATGTCACCCAACAAGGCCGATCCGCAGAACCCATTCGCTCAATTCTTCACGTATCCGCAGTTCAGCTGCGGCGGTAACAACAAGTACACGTCGCAGAGCAAGGCGGCAGTGGCGGACATCGAGGTGACCTTGATCGAGACACACGCCAGCATTCGGATCCTGTCACGGAGGAGGGTCCGCCAGCTCTCCAAGATCGTCGCCGCCTTTCATTCAGTGTGTTTCACCATACTTCACCTCAATGTCACCACGCTCGACTCGCTTGTGCTCTACTCTATCAGTGCCAAG GTGGAAGAAGGTTGCCAACTGAATTCAGCGGATGACATAGCTAGTGCAGTTCACCACATGCTTAGAATAATTGAAGAGGAAGCCATCCTATGTTGTTAA
- the LOC140866057 gene encoding 28 kDa ribonucleoprotein, chloroplastic-like — MRLLTSYLLSLPLLRAMALPAMESPFYVGSSYPSTSPKSYPCRESPSSVRFHTTPFVPTVSLKFPLSLLPAKRHGFRLYSSVESATIEENVEKSEISDSRRKLFVLNLPWSFSVVDIKNLFGGCGSVVDVEIIKQKDGKNRGFAFVTMSSGDEAQAAIEKFDSFEVSSRIIRVQFAKRFKRPPPPPPVRRPSTETLHKLYVSNLAWKVRSNSLREFISTSCNPVSVRVVFDNPSGKSAGYGFVSFATKEEAESAISVLDGKELLGRPIRLKFSERNANSSESIDASNEELKEL; from the exons ATGCGACTCCTCACTTCTTACTTGCTCAGCTTACCACTCCTCCGAGCTATGGCTCTGCCGGCAATGGAGTCACCATTCTACGTCGGGTCCTCGTACCCTTCGACTTCTCCAAAATCATATCCCTGTCGGGAATCTCCATCCTCTGTGAGATTCCACACAACCCCTTTTGTCCCCACAGTCTCCCTAAAATTCCCTCTCTCTCTTCTGCCCGCCAAAAGACATGGCTTTAGATTATATTCCTCTGTAGAAAGCGCGACTATCGAAGAAAATGTTGAAAAATCAGAAATATCCGATAGCAGGAGAAAGCTGTTTGTGCTGAATTTGCCTTGGTCCTTCTCTGTTGTTGATATAAAGAATTTGTTTGGTGGATGTGGCTCAGTTGTCGATGTTGAG ATTATAAAGCAGAAAGACGGAAAGAACAGAGGATTTGCATTTGTGACGATGTCTTCTGGGGATGAGGCACAAGCCGCCATTGAGAAATTCGACTCTTTT GAAGTGTCCAGTAGGATCATTCGGGTGCAGTTTGCTAAGAGATTCAAGAGACCTCCTCCACCCCCTCCTGTACGTCGTCCATCTACAGAGACACTCCATAAACTTTATGTTTCAAATCTTGCATGGAAAGTGAGGTCCAACAGTCTACGAGAGTTCATTTCCACCAGTTGCAATCCCGTTTCGGTTAGAGTTGTGTTTGATAACCCTTCAGGAAAATCAGCTGGATATGGGTTTGTTTCATTTGCCACAAAGGAGGAAGCTGAATCTGCAATCTCTGTGTTAGATGGAAAG GAGCTGCTGGGGAGACCAATTCGATTGAAATTCAGTGAAAGGAATGCTAATTCATCTGAAAGCATAGATGCATCGAATGAAGAACTTAAAGAGTTGTAG
- the LOC140861597 gene encoding uncharacterized protein, which yields MALYLIEEEEAWKCPKHPSKKQRSGVCPACLRHRLGILCPNCANSRPCPCPCPCPSPAGSSSSSSFFSDGEPSLRRSRSVAIPFIRSGSLRSKSPSFVSVLKRSGTKKTKEKEEFSDHHSNMINIDIIDDNSESKSRIEDFSRMITRSRSVSTTTAATVFRRTEVGSSPAKWKWWNFPSPMKVFRSAKVMVQDRSPLHRG from the coding sequence ATGGCGCTCTATTTGATAGAAGAAGAGGAAGCATGGAAATGTCCAAAACACCCCTCCAAGAAGCAGCGCAGCGGCGTCTGCCCCGCCTGCCTCCGCCACCGCCTCGGCATCCTCTGCCCCAACTGCGCGAATTCCCGTCCCTGCCCCTGCCCCTGCCCCTGCCCTTCCCCTGCGGGGTCGTCTTCCTCATCCTCATTCTTCAGCGACGGAGAACCGTCCCTCCGCCGTTCGAGGTCAGTCGCGATCCCCTTCATCCGGTCGGGGAGCCTCCGCTCCAAGTCGCCGTCGTTCGTGTCGGTCCTGAAGAGAAGTGGGACGAAGAAGACGAAAGAGAAGGAAGAATTCAGTGATCATCACAGCAATATGATCAATATTGATATTATTGATGATAATTCCGAAAGCAAAAGCAGGATCGAAGACTTCTCGAGGATGATCACGAGATCGAGGTCCGTCAGTACCACGACGGCGGCGACAGTTTTCCGGCGGACCGAAGTGGGCTCGTCTCCGGCGAAGTGGAAATGGTGGAATTTTCCGAGCCCGATGAAGGTGTTTCGGAGCGCCAAGGTTATGGTTCAAGATCGATCGCCTTTGCATAGAGGTTGA